One segment of Nostoc piscinale CENA21 DNA contains the following:
- the bioD gene encoding dethiobiotin synthase, translating into MNTLLITGTDTEAGKTVLTTALAAYWQKYYPQRHWGIMKPIQSGIGDREWYQNLFKLEQSPEEITPLYFQAPLAPPIAAARENRPVDLAAVWKTLCELRSRYEFLLVESAGGLGSPVTNELTVADIAGEWRLPTVLVVPVRLGAISQAVANVALARQSRVNLIGIVLNCIQPRTDAEITDWTPKEVIESFTHIPVLGCLPYFDNPTNLDQLAQAASNLDLEALNL; encoded by the coding sequence TTGAACACACTATTAATTACTGGAACTGACACTGAAGCTGGTAAAACTGTTTTAACGACAGCATTAGCCGCTTATTGGCAAAAATATTATCCGCAGCGTCACTGGGGAATTATGAAGCCAATACAATCGGGAATTGGCGATCGCGAGTGGTATCAAAATCTGTTTAAACTAGAACAATCCCCGGAAGAAATTACGCCTTTGTATTTTCAAGCGCCTTTAGCACCACCCATCGCCGCCGCTAGAGAAAATCGCCCAGTTGATTTAGCTGCGGTGTGGAAAACATTGTGTGAGTTGCGATCGCGCTATGAATTTCTCTTGGTAGAATCTGCTGGTGGGTTGGGTTCACCAGTCACTAACGAGTTGACGGTGGCTGATATTGCTGGCGAATGGCGTTTACCTACAGTCTTAGTCGTCCCTGTTAGGTTAGGCGCAATATCTCAAGCTGTGGCGAATGTGGCTTTAGCTAGACAGTCACGGGTGAATCTCATAGGTATTGTACTGAACTGCATTCAACCGCGTACTGATGCAGAGATTACCGACTGGACACCAAAAGAAGTCATTGAATCATTTACACACATCCCGGTTTTGGGTTGCTTACCTTATTTTGATAACCCAACAAATTTAGATCAACTTGCCCAAGCAGCATCTAATTTAGATTTAGAAGCACTAAATCTTTAA
- a CDS encoding sugar O-acetyltransferase, whose amino-acid sequence MLAGELYLAEDPELVAENRRASLLLQRYNSTISEQQEQRQQILQELFAKVGEKTTIVPPFHCDYGSNIYAGHKLYMNYGCVILDCNIVEIGNNVLCAPYVQIYAAYHPVEPEIRLTGQELAAPVKIGNNVWIGGNAIICPGVTIGDNTTIGAGSVVVKDIPANVVAAGNPCRIIRYLSDN is encoded by the coding sequence ATGTTAGCTGGCGAGCTATATCTAGCAGAAGATCCAGAATTAGTTGCGGAGAATAGACGAGCAAGTCTGCTTTTACAAAGGTATAACAGTACTATTTCTGAACAGCAAGAGCAAAGACAACAAATACTACAAGAATTATTTGCCAAGGTAGGAGAAAAAACTACCATTGTGCCACCATTTCATTGCGATTATGGCAGTAATATTTATGCTGGACATAAATTATATATGAATTACGGCTGTGTAATTTTAGACTGCAATATAGTTGAAATTGGTAATAATGTTTTGTGTGCGCCCTATGTGCAGATTTACGCTGCATATCATCCCGTAGAACCAGAAATTCGGCTGACGGGTCAAGAATTAGCTGCACCAGTAAAAATCGGTAACAATGTTTGGATAGGTGGAAATGCGATTATTTGTCCAGGGGTAACAATTGGCGACAACACAACAATTGGTGCTGGTAGTGTAGTGGTGAAAGATATACCTGCAAATGTCGTCGCGGCTGGAAACCCCTGTCGAATTATTCGCTATTTATCAGATAATTAA
- a CDS encoding serine/threonine-protein kinase: MQPPISIGTVLQNRYRIIQILGQGGFGRTYLAEDQRRFNELCAIKELIPIAAGAGAWEKAQELFQREATILYQIEHPQVPKFRERFEQDHRLFLVEDYVAGKTYRALLTEKQSVGQTFSEADVLQLMRSLLPVLDHIHGRGIIHRDISPENIIFRDSDRLPVLIDFGVVKEIATRLQTADTNINVTSVGKLGYSPSEQMQTGRAYPSSDLYALAVTAIVLLTGKEPSELFDETQLTWTWQRLVRVSPQFAQVINRMLHPSPSDRYQSATEVVQALQFVEQPGVATSPEVTNVQTIAVGRRPDAIPPQPSNRPDPAIPPSRANSVLDNPLALGAIGSAVVILAGVGSWALVSSIRSQSNTQPETTPPAPQTFPSPVISGGTPFGTATPTNTEPTVTSKRLRLDASNTATVENSLKAGQVMEYTFFGQAGAKLTTVLEQGTGITLTVLAPNRQVLDSSAQQVNSYTGILPRNGRYTVQLTLDSGVSESDYNLRVALENPLQPTPTATQTPTPTLTPTPTPTPTPTLTPTFPPAFTPTPTIPTDSNNNPAVDGTPQPTPELPNTP, translated from the coding sequence ATGCAACCCCCAATTTCAATTGGTACTGTCTTACAAAACCGTTATCGGATCATTCAAATCCTGGGACAAGGAGGATTTGGTAGAACTTATTTAGCCGAAGATCAGCGTCGCTTTAATGAATTGTGTGCGATTAAAGAATTAATTCCGATCGCAGCTGGGGCTGGTGCTTGGGAAAAAGCCCAAGAACTTTTTCAACGGGAAGCTACGATTTTATATCAGATTGAACACCCACAAGTACCAAAATTCCGGGAAAGATTTGAGCAAGACCACCGTTTATTTTTGGTGGAAGATTATGTTGCAGGTAAAACTTATCGAGCTTTACTAACTGAGAAACAATCTGTAGGTCAAACTTTCAGTGAAGCAGATGTATTACAGTTGATGCGATCGCTCTTACCTGTATTAGACCACATTCATGGTCGCGGCATTATCCACCGTGATATTTCTCCGGAAAATATTATTTTCCGCGATAGCGATCGCTTGCCAGTATTAATTGATTTTGGTGTCGTCAAAGAAATTGCAACACGCTTGCAAACGGCTGATACTAATATCAATGTTACTAGTGTGGGTAAATTAGGTTACTCGCCTAGCGAACAAATGCAAACTGGACGCGCCTACCCCAGCAGTGATTTATATGCGTTAGCGGTGACAGCGATAGTTTTACTAACAGGTAAAGAACCATCTGAGTTGTTTGATGAAACTCAACTTACCTGGACTTGGCAAAGATTGGTGAGAGTCAGTCCGCAATTTGCTCAGGTAATTAATCGGATGTTACACCCTAGTCCTAGCGATCGCTATCAAAGTGCGACCGAGGTAGTTCAAGCATTACAATTTGTTGAACAACCCGGTGTAGCCACATCGCCAGAAGTAACAAATGTGCAAACAATTGCTGTCGGTCGTCGTCCCGATGCAATTCCACCGCAGCCATCTAATCGACCAGACCCAGCAATTCCCCCTAGCCGTGCTAACTCGGTGTTAGATAACCCGTTAGCTTTGGGTGCAATTGGGAGTGCGGTAGTTATTTTAGCGGGTGTGGGTTCTTGGGCGTTGGTGAGTTCAATCCGCAGTCAGTCTAATACACAGCCAGAAACAACACCGCCTGCACCCCAGACTTTTCCTTCACCTGTGATTTCTGGCGGTACACCATTCGGAACAGCGACACCCACTAATACAGAACCAACTGTTACTAGTAAGCGCCTGAGATTGGACGCATCAAACACCGCGACAGTCGAAAATTCGCTGAAAGCTGGTCAAGTGATGGAATATACATTTTTTGGGCAAGCTGGAGCAAAATTAACTACGGTATTAGAACAAGGTACAGGAATTACTTTGACTGTTTTAGCTCCGAATCGCCAAGTGCTTGACAGTAGCGCCCAACAAGTGAATTCTTATACGGGAATATTGCCAAGAAATGGTAGATATACTGTCCAGTTAACACTAGATTCTGGAGTTAGTGAAAGTGATTATAATCTCAGGGTGGCGTTAGAAAATCCACTCCAGCCAACGCCAACAGCAACACAGACACCAACACCAACCCTAACGCCCACACCAACACCAACACCAACGCCAACGCTCACACCAACATTTCCGCCAGCGTTTACACCCACACCCACCATTCCTACAGACAGTAACAATAACCCGGCTGTAGATGGTACACCTCAACCAACGCCTGAATTACCAAATACTCCTTGA
- a CDS encoding M20 family metallopeptidase: protein MVSTFPSSYSVDLSRVRLSIRTLQPQLVEWRRRLHQQPELGFQEKLTAEFVASKLEAWGIEHQTGIAKTGIVATIKGTKLSTEKVLAIRADMDALPIQELNEVPYRSQHDGIMHACGHDGHTAIALGTAYYLQQHREDFAGTVKIIFQPAEEGPGGAEPMIAAGVLKNPDVDAIIGLHLWNNLPLGTVGVRAGALMAAVELFNCTILGKGGHGAIPHQTVDSIVVAAQIVNALQTIVARNVNPIDSAVVTVGALHAGTAHNVIADTANMKGTVRYFNPEFAGFFKQRIEQIIAGICQSHGANYDLEYWSLYPPVINDAGIAELVRAIAEEVVETPVGIVPECQTMGGEDMSFFLQEVPGCYFFLGSANPEKDLAYPHHHPRFDFDETVLPMGVEIFIRCVEKFFS from the coding sequence ATGGTTTCCACATTCCCCAGTTCCTATTCTGTTGATTTATCCCGTGTGCGACTTTCTATTCGCACATTGCAACCACAATTAGTAGAGTGGCGGCGGCGACTACATCAACAACCAGAATTAGGCTTTCAAGAAAAACTAACGGCTGAGTTTGTTGCTAGTAAGTTGGAAGCGTGGGGAATTGAACATCAAACTGGTATTGCGAAGACTGGTATTGTCGCCACCATTAAAGGTACTAAACTCAGCACTGAGAAAGTACTAGCAATTCGGGCAGATATGGACGCTTTGCCCATTCAAGAATTGAACGAAGTACCCTATCGATCGCAGCATGATGGCATTATGCACGCTTGTGGACATGATGGACATACAGCGATCGCACTAGGTACAGCATACTATCTCCAGCAGCATCGAGAAGACTTTGCGGGGACTGTGAAAATCATCTTCCAGCCAGCCGAAGAAGGGCCGGGAGGTGCAGAACCCATGATTGCGGCTGGAGTACTAAAAAACCCTGATGTCGATGCCATTATTGGTTTACACCTGTGGAATAATCTCCCCTTGGGAACTGTCGGTGTTCGTGCTGGTGCGTTGATGGCGGCGGTGGAGTTATTCAACTGCACAATTTTAGGCAAAGGTGGACATGGTGCAATTCCCCATCAAACAGTTGATTCGATTGTCGTTGCAGCGCAGATTGTCAACGCCCTACAAACCATTGTCGCCAGAAATGTTAACCCCATCGATTCCGCAGTGGTGACTGTCGGCGCACTGCACGCAGGTACAGCACATAATGTCATTGCTGATACTGCAAATATGAAAGGCACAGTGCGGTATTTTAACCCCGAATTTGCAGGCTTTTTTAAACAGCGCATCGAGCAAATCATTGCCGGAATTTGTCAGAGTCATGGCGCAAACTATGACTTAGAATATTGGAGTTTGTATCCCCCAGTCATTAACGATGCGGGGATTGCAGAATTAGTGCGAGCGATTGCTGAAGAAGTGGTAGAAACGCCTGTCGGAATTGTGCCAGAATGCCAAACAATGGGCGGCGAAGATATGTCTTTCTTCTTACAAGAAGTTCCCGGCTGTTACTTCTTCCTTGGTTCTGCTAATCCAGAAAAAGATTTAGCTTATCCTCATCATCATCCGCGATTTGACTTTGATGAAACAGTCTTACCAATGGGTGTGGAAATATTCATCCGTTGCGTGGAAAAGTTTTTTAGTTGA
- a CDS encoding patatin-like phospholipase family protein: MPFRILSLDGGGIRGIMAATMLKAIEQQINKPLHEYFNLIAGTSTGSILAAAIATGKKSQTIIDLYQQKSSRIFPYTSLFSAQRIPLILKYGLSAPKFSDSGLIQVLKESLGETKLFDVKEPKLLITSYDTISREPIIFKSWRKDKDYDNVPLWELCVCSASAPTYFPAHKLDRIIRGPVVQATANSVFIDGAAAHSENIYNNTQITITDGVGKGQTRTITKYKGYTREALLDSPWETVPDNTASYSIKCIYSAIDGGVAANNPSACAVAEALRLGNRLEDITILSIGTGDRTRIIPFKKAEGWGLLQWAQPIIGILFDASSSVHEYITEQVVLDNQILRLQFKLDRELTGKPLSDDIDDVSAENLDNLVNAANAYLQQPSIQTKLQAFLSIN, encoded by the coding sequence ATGCCTTTTCGGATTTTAAGCTTGGATGGTGGCGGCATTAGGGGAATTATGGCTGCAACAATGTTGAAGGCAATTGAGCAGCAAATTAATAAACCTTTACACGAGTATTTTAACTTAATCGCAGGCACTTCTACAGGGTCAATTTTAGCAGCAGCGATCGCCACAGGTAAAAAAAGTCAAACTATCATTGATTTGTATCAACAAAAAAGCTCAAGAATCTTTCCTTACACAAGTCTTTTTTCTGCCCAGAGGATTCCACTCATCCTGAAATATGGTTTATCTGCACCTAAGTTTTCTGATAGTGGTTTAATTCAAGTTCTCAAAGAAAGCTTAGGTGAAACAAAATTATTTGATGTTAAAGAGCCAAAGTTATTAATTACTTCTTATGACACCATTTCTAGAGAGCCAATAATATTTAAAAGTTGGCGAAAAGATAAGGATTATGATAATGTGCCTTTATGGGAACTCTGCGTTTGTTCTGCCTCTGCTCCTACTTATTTTCCTGCCCATAAATTAGATAGAATAATCAGAGGCCCAGTGGTACAAGCTACAGCAAATAGTGTTTTTATAGATGGTGCTGCTGCCCATTCAGAAAATATTTATAACAATACCCAAATCACCATTACGGATGGTGTAGGCAAAGGTCAAACTCGCACTATCACAAAATATAAAGGTTATACAAGAGAAGCCTTGTTAGATTCTCCTTGGGAAACCGTACCAGATAATACGGCTAGCTATTCTATTAAATGTATCTATTCAGCCATTGATGGTGGTGTAGCAGCCAATAACCCATCAGCTTGTGCTGTAGCGGAAGCTTTAAGATTAGGCAATAGACTAGAAGATATTACCATTCTTTCGATAGGTACAGGCGATCGCACACGCATCATCCCATTTAAAAAAGCTGAGGGTTGGGGTTTGTTACAATGGGCGCAGCCAATCATTGGTATATTATTTGATGCTTCATCTAGTGTGCATGAGTACATTACAGAACAAGTAGTTCTAGATAACCAAATTTTACGCTTGCAGTTTAAGCTAGACCGAGAACTAACTGGTAAGCCATTGAGTGATGATATTGATGATGTGAGTGCTGAAAATCTGGATAATTTAGTCAACGCCGCCAATGCGTATCTTCAGCAGCCATCAATACAAACTAAATTGCAGGCATTTTTAAGCATTAACTAA
- a CDS encoding NAD(P)-binding protein, with protein MSHSQLFHKLANTFRIIRYCQQRNISTSQGLEEISTIQKMMSVRKTKRREFLADMGKFTLIGGAMGISTGYAHRTLAAPSSTDAKIAIIGGGLAGLACAYELQKKRHFCYCL; from the coding sequence ATGAGTCATTCACAACTGTTTCACAAACTAGCCAATACATTTCGGATTATCCGCTATTGTCAACAGCGTAATATCTCGACTAGCCAAGGTTTAGAAGAAATTTCGACTATTCAGAAAATGATGTCAGTACGCAAAACTAAACGCCGAGAATTTCTCGCAGATATGGGAAAATTCACCCTGATCGGTGGTGCAATGGGTATAAGTACTGGTTATGCTCATCGTACCTTAGCAGCACCATCTTCAACTGATGCCAAAATAGCCATTATTGGTGGTGGGTTAGCAGGTTTAGCTTGTGCTTATGAACTGCAAAAAAAAAGGCATTTTTGCTACTGTTTATGA
- a CDS encoding pentapeptide repeat-containing protein: MQGAIFINADLQYTYFCEANLQDAVLFEANLKYTYFSRSNLQGADLHGAELEKAELQEANLSRANMQRIILNKANLLLANLSDINLQEAQLRNTNLQGANLQRADMQNADLYEANLKNADLRTANLQRTSLVYAKLQGADLTGVQNLEIYQIEMAFGDRTTILPDYLEYPKHWQ; encoded by the coding sequence TTGCAAGGCGCAATCTTTATTAATGCTGACTTGCAATATACATACTTCTGTGAAGCGAATTTACAAGATGCTGTCCTCTTTGAAGCAAACTTGAAATATACATATTTTTCTAGAAGTAACCTACAAGGAGCAGACCTCCACGGAGCAGAACTGGAAAAAGCAGAACTACAAGAGGCGAACCTTTCTAGAGCCAATATGCAAAGAATAATTCTCAATAAAGCGAATCTATTATTGGCCAATCTTTCTGATATTAACTTACAAGAAGCTCAACTCAGGAATACTAATCTACAAGGAGCAAATCTCCAAAGGGCCGATATGCAAAATGCAGACCTTTATGAAGCAAACTTGAAAAATGCAGACCTCCGCACAGCTAACCTGCAAAGGACATCTCTCGTATACGCGAAACTTCAAGGAGCGGATTTAACAGGAGTTCAAAATCTAGAAATATATCAGATTGAAATGGCATTTGGCGATCGCACCACTATTCTGCCAGACTACCTTGAATATCCCAAACATTGGCAATAA
- a CDS encoding calcium-binding protein: MSSVERDETRENRIATEIIADAEDKEDRAMGWYYYLEEALNCPFMAKWAKKSRKTSAIEEKTVEVLGMAPDDECLKDMYVEVADLNGKEDDVYSAKLSDIKPIDADDNTEQAIADWHYWLARGYKF; this comes from the coding sequence ATGTCTAGTGTTGAACGCGACGAAACCAGAGAAAATCGCATCGCCACAGAAATCATTGCAGATGCGGAAGATAAAGAAGACCGGGCAATGGGTTGGTATTATTACCTAGAAGAAGCCTTGAATTGTCCGTTTATGGCTAAATGGGCGAAAAAATCCCGCAAAACCTCGGCAATAGAGGAAAAAACTGTTGAGGTGCTGGGAATGGCCCCTGATGATGAATGTTTAAAAGATATGTATGTGGAAGTAGCTGACCTTAATGGTAAGGAAGATGATGTCTATTCGGCAAAATTATCAGACATCAAGCCTATTGATGCCGATGATAACACTGAGCAAGCGATCGCAGATTGGCACTATTGGCTGGCTAGAGGCTACAAATTTTAG
- a CDS encoding nucleoside hydrolase, with product MSKQLVLMDHDGGVDDYLATMLLLTMDHIELLGVVVTPADCYVQPAVSATRKIIDLMGFSHIPVAESTVRGINPFPRLYRRDSFIVDHLPILNQQDTINTPLVAEPGQDFMVRVLQEAATPVTLMVTGPLTTVAVALDKAPDIEAKIQRIVWMGGALNVGGNVEKSLEAGQDGSAEWNVYWDAVSAARVWQTQIEIIMCPLDLTNNVPVTSDIVYKMGKQRHYPISDLAGQCYALVIPQDYYFWDVLATAYLGHPEFYQLREWETEIITTGLSQGRTKVVPGGRKIYAMDTVDKDAFYAYILQQWAR from the coding sequence ATGTCAAAACAACTGGTATTAATGGATCACGATGGTGGTGTAGATGATTATCTAGCAACTATGCTGCTGTTGACGATGGATCACATAGAATTGCTTGGTGTTGTCGTCACTCCTGCTGATTGTTATGTTCAACCTGCTGTTAGTGCGACACGTAAAATCATTGATTTGATGGGATTTTCTCACATCCCAGTTGCCGAAAGTACAGTACGCGGTATCAATCCTTTTCCTCGGCTTTATCGGCGTGATTCGTTTATTGTTGACCATCTCCCCATTCTCAACCAGCAAGATACTATTAATACACCTCTAGTTGCCGAACCTGGACAAGATTTTATGGTGCGGGTGTTACAAGAAGCAGCAACACCAGTAACACTGATGGTAACAGGGCCATTAACGACAGTTGCAGTGGCGTTAGATAAAGCACCAGATATTGAAGCCAAAATTCAAAGAATTGTCTGGATGGGTGGCGCGTTGAACGTTGGTGGAAATGTCGAAAAAAGTTTAGAAGCCGGACAAGATGGTTCGGCGGAGTGGAATGTTTATTGGGATGCAGTTTCCGCCGCGCGAGTTTGGCAAACCCAAATTGAAATTATTATGTGTCCTTTAGATTTAACTAACAATGTGCCAGTCACCTCAGATATTGTCTACAAAATGGGCAAGCAACGTCACTATCCCATCTCTGATTTAGCCGGACAATGTTACGCACTGGTAATTCCCCAAGATTATTATTTTTGGGATGTGCTGGCGACAGCTTATTTAGGACACCCAGAATTTTATCAACTACGAGAGTGGGAAACGGAAATTATTACCACTGGCTTAAGTCAAGGACGGACGAAAGTTGTTCCTGGTGGGCGGAAGATTTATGCAATGGATACAGTTGATAAAGATGCTTTTTATGCTTATATCTTGCAGCAATGGGCAAGATGA
- the rbsK gene encoding ribokinase, translated as MSVIVFGSINLDLVATASHLPTSGETLLGKNFFQVPGGKGANQAVALARLGIPTQMVGRVGGKGFGAELLDNLQTAGVQTENIFRDESVSSGVAIIIVDDVGQNQIVVVPGANGEVNQADVERLLPLLPTAKALLLQLEIPLGAVVAAAKAGRNANITVILDPAPAQSDLPAELYPLVDIITPNEVEAGQLVGFKVDSQESATKAAIVFLQRGVKSAIVKLGAKGVVCATAEETFFVPAFPVNVVDTVAAGDAFNGGLAAALYTGMSLHQAVVWGAAAGALAATKPGAQTSLPDKLTFEAFLKDRRDKGGEGDNY; from the coding sequence ATGAGTGTTATTGTTTTCGGCAGTATCAATCTAGATTTAGTCGCCACCGCATCCCATTTACCAACTAGTGGCGAAACTTTATTGGGAAAAAACTTTTTTCAAGTCCCAGGGGGTAAAGGTGCAAATCAAGCCGTAGCCTTAGCGCGGTTGGGAATTCCAACTCAGATGGTGGGACGTGTGGGAGGCAAAGGTTTTGGTGCAGAACTGTTGGATAATTTGCAAACGGCTGGTGTGCAAACTGAGAATATTTTCCGAGATGAAAGTGTCAGTTCTGGTGTTGCCATAATTATTGTTGATGATGTTGGACAAAATCAAATTGTGGTGGTTCCTGGTGCAAATGGAGAAGTAAATCAAGCAGATGTGGAGAGATTATTGCCTTTATTACCAACAGCCAAAGCATTACTTTTACAATTAGAAATTCCTTTGGGTGCGGTTGTGGCAGCTGCTAAAGCTGGACGCAATGCAAATATTACTGTAATTCTTGATCCTGCGCCGGCACAATCTGATTTACCCGCCGAACTTTACCCTTTAGTGGATATTATTACCCCCAATGAAGTAGAAGCCGGACAATTAGTTGGTTTTAAGGTAGATAGCCAAGAGTCAGCAACCAAAGCCGCGATAGTATTCTTGCAAAGAGGTGTAAAATCTGCGATCGTCAAATTAGGCGCAAAAGGCGTAGTTTGTGCCACAGCCGAAGAAACATTTTTTGTACCAGCTTTTCCTGTGAATGTTGTAGATACTGTGGCGGCGGGTGATGCTTTTAATGGTGGTTTAGCAGCTGCACTTTACACTGGAATGTCTTTACATCAAGCTGTTGTTTGGGGTGCAGCCGCAGGTGCTTTAGCAGCCACAAAACCCGGCGCACAAACTTCGTTACCTGATAAGTTGACTTTTGAGGCTTTCCTTAAAGATAGGAGAGACAAGGGAGGCGAGGGAGATAACTATTGA
- a CDS encoding nucleoside deaminase yields MDEFMQAAIAQARQGRQEGGIPIGSVLVKDGQILGRGHNKRVQDGDPVTHAEIDCLRNAGRIGSYRGITLYSTLMPCYLCAGAVVQFGIKKVIAGESRTFPGAKEFMVSHGVEVIDLNLDECEQMMSEFIQTNPELWNEDIGK; encoded by the coding sequence ATGGATGAATTTATGCAAGCTGCGATCGCCCAAGCTAGACAAGGTAGACAAGAAGGTGGAATTCCCATCGGTTCCGTTCTCGTCAAGGATGGCCAGATTCTTGGTAGAGGACACAATAAGCGCGTCCAAGATGGCGATCCTGTTACCCATGCCGAAATTGATTGTCTCCGTAATGCTGGCAGAATTGGCAGTTACAGAGGTATCACCCTATATTCAACCTTAATGCCGTGTTATTTGTGCGCCGGGGCAGTTGTGCAGTTTGGCATCAAAAAAGTCATCGCCGGTGAATCTCGCACATTTCCTGGCGCAAAAGAATTTATGGTATCTCACGGCGTAGAAGTAATTGATTTAAATTTAGATGAATGCGAACAAATGATGAGTGAATTTATTCAAACCAACCCCGAACTATGGAATGAAGATATTGGGAAATAG
- a CDS encoding flavin monoamine oxidase family protein: protein MNCKKKGIFATVYEASQRIGGRCYSLEGFFPGQVAERGGEFIDNLHKTMLGYVKEFKLEVEDLSKESGEVFYYFNSQRYSESLVVEEFRDFVAAMQADLRNIQEPTANNFTEVERRLDFTNLQDYLDSRRAGKLIKQVIKSAYTGEYGREISEQSCLSFLLFAHADKRSKFQPFGVFSDERYHVIGGNQKIVKALETKLQGQIKPGKKLLAARKDSLGKIELFFENSASEKFDAVVFAIPFSTLRAVDLTGLHLPQWKISAINNFVYGTNSKLMVGFNSRPWVNFGSNGTAYANLPFIQGTWETNYSQATNFRGVLTDYTGGNLGASLNPKSLQQDTANFLSNLKFIFPGADITAAKVKSNQYLAYLENWSLNSLTQGSYTCNQPGYFTNIAGNEGTSVDNIYFAGEHTNSFYEWQGFMEGAAISGVVAAKQIYQTFK from the coding sequence ATGAACTGCAAAAAAAAAGGCATTTTTGCTACTGTTTATGAAGCTAGTCAACGCATTGGTGGACGTTGTTATTCTCTAGAAGGTTTTTTTCCTGGACAAGTTGCAGAAAGAGGTGGCGAGTTCATCGATAATCTGCATAAAACTATGCTGGGATATGTGAAAGAATTTAAGCTAGAAGTAGAAGATTTATCTAAAGAATCTGGAGAAGTTTTTTATTACTTCAATAGTCAACGTTATTCTGAGTCGCTTGTAGTTGAAGAATTTCGAGATTTTGTAGCGGCGATGCAAGCTGATTTACGCAATATTCAAGAACCGACTGCGAATAATTTTACAGAAGTAGAACGCCGCCTTGATTTTACCAATTTGCAAGATTATCTTGATAGTCGTCGGGCGGGAAAGTTAATTAAACAAGTGATTAAATCTGCCTACACTGGTGAATATGGACGAGAAATTTCCGAACAAAGTTGTCTGAGTTTTTTGTTATTTGCCCATGCAGATAAACGCTCAAAATTTCAGCCATTTGGTGTGTTTAGTGATGAGCGATATCATGTCATTGGGGGTAATCAAAAAATTGTTAAAGCTTTAGAAACAAAATTGCAAGGACAAATTAAACCTGGTAAAAAACTTCTAGCCGCGAGAAAAGATAGTTTAGGGAAAATTGAATTATTCTTTGAAAACAGTGCAAGTGAAAAATTTGACGCAGTTGTTTTTGCAATCCCATTCTCAACTTTACGCGCAGTCGATTTAACAGGATTGCACCTTCCTCAATGGAAAATCAGTGCTATTAATAATTTTGTTTACGGCACAAACTCAAAACTAATGGTCGGCTTTAATAGCCGTCCTTGGGTGAATTTTGGTAGTAATGGTACAGCTTATGCTAATCTCCCTTTTATTCAAGGAACTTGGGAGACAAATTATAGCCAAGCAACTAATTTTCGCGGAGTTTTGACAGATTACACTGGTGGTAATTTAGGTGCAAGCCTCAATCCTAAATCTCTTCAGCAAGATACGGCAAATTTTTTGAGTAACTTAAAATTTATCTTTCCAGGTGCAGATATTACAGCCGCCAAAGTTAAAAGCAACCAGTATTTAGCTTATCTGGAAAATTGGTCGTTAAACTCACTCACTCAAGGCAGTTATACTTGTAATCAACCTGGGTATTTTACTAACATTGCTGGTAATGAAGGTACCTCAGTAGATAACATTTATTTTGCTGGTGAACATACTAACTCATTTTATGAGTGGCAAGGTTTTATGGAAGGTGCTGCAATTTCTGGAGTTGTTGCAGCTAAACAAATTTATCAGACTTTTAAATAA